Proteins from a genomic interval of Desulfofustis limnaeus:
- a CDS encoding PAS domain-containing protein, translating to MQQDSPAQPVSQSDFPLELNDFRDIVHNAPIGIFTSTPDGRFISVNPALARMYGYLSPEELIESVTDLAVQTYANPADRDLFVRLIQEQEEIFDHECLLRRKDGSCFWASRNARAVRDSNGVILFYQGFTSDISSRKEAELQLKASQERLQSIFRVAPTGIGVVCNRQFSEVNERICEMTGYDAEELLGRNARMLYPTQEEYDYVGSEKYRQIASRGTGMVETRWQRKNGTIINVLMASTPIDPEDLHKGVTFTALDITERKQAEEDLRHALQTFLTVLNGMEAVIYVADLTTNEILFANRHLIDTYGFDPTGRTCFAALRGEKKPCEACPAQALLQGTGDSTTVRIREGKNPVTGKHLIYHDRLITWLDGRPVRLQVATDITPLKDMEQERNRIREQLRQSQ from the coding sequence ATGCAGCAGGATTCTCCCGCCCAACCCGTTTCCCAGTCTGATTTTCCGCTGGAACTCAACGACTTTCGCGATATCGTCCATAATGCTCCGATCGGCATTTTCACCTCCACCCCCGACGGCCGTTTCATCTCCGTCAACCCTGCGCTGGCACGGATGTACGGTTATCTCTCGCCGGAGGAGCTGATTGAATCGGTAACTGACCTAGCCGTGCAGACCTACGCCAACCCCGCCGACCGTGATCTCTTTGTTCGTCTTATCCAGGAGCAAGAAGAGATCTTCGACCACGAATGTCTGCTGCGGCGCAAAGACGGCTCCTGCTTCTGGGCTTCGCGCAACGCCCGGGCAGTCAGGGACAGTAACGGCGTCATCCTCTTCTACCAGGGCTTTACCTCTGATATCTCATCCCGCAAGGAGGCCGAACTGCAGTTGAAGGCAAGCCAGGAACGACTGCAGAGCATTTTCCGGGTGGCTCCCACCGGTATCGGGGTTGTCTGCAACCGGCAGTTCTCAGAGGTCAATGAACGGATCTGTGAGATGACCGGATATGATGCCGAAGAACTGCTCGGCCGCAACGCACGGATGCTCTATCCGACGCAGGAGGAATATGATTATGTGGGCTCCGAAAAGTATCGTCAGATAGCCAGCCGGGGAACCGGCATGGTCGAAACGCGGTGGCAGCGCAAAAACGGGACCATTATTAACGTCCTGATGGCCTCAACACCGATCGACCCCGAAGATCTGCACAAGGGAGTCACCTTCACCGCTCTCGATATAACCGAGCGCAAGCAAGCGGAAGAGGATCTGCGACATGCTCTCCAGACCTTTCTCACCGTCCTCAACGGTATGGAAGCGGTCATCTACGTAGCCGACCTGACGACCAACGAAATTCTTTTCGCCAATCGCCATTTGATCGACACCTACGGGTTCGACCCCACCGGCCGCACCTGCTTTGCCGCCCTGCGCGGCGAAAAGAAACCGTGCGAGGCGTGTCCCGCCCAGGCGTTGCTGCAGGGCACCGGAGATTCGACAACTGTCCGGATCCGGGAGGGCAAAAACCCGGTGACCGGCAAGCACCTTATCTACCATGATCGGCTCATCACCTGGTTGGACGGCCGTCCGGTACGACTCCAGGTTGCCACCGACATAACCCCGCTCAAAGATATGGAACAAGAGCGTAACCG
- a CDS encoding sodium:solute symporter family protein yields MEPRTWVYTFLALYIIYCFWWGLRGYFTEKTASGYAIGGRSIPFIAFLMAATAASFSGWTTVGHPGLIWRDGMAYAFASFYVLTIPITGAFFAKRNWLLGKRYGFVTPGDMFSYYYNNEAIRWLVVLSAILYSMFYTGLQLIAAAKLFEIVAGVPYTAGLFFMAFIVWFYVVTGGLKASTWVGVIQFILLVASIIVLGWYTVTADAIGGWSAFSEAVRGFEQKYVTVPSMMKFGLGTGGWTAVMILTYMFALMGIQSSPAFILWNYGMASPKPLAWQQVFMSTFVVGLALFFFTAFQGMGGRILMMQGLIAPKVDGDLVPMLMNLLLPGPMMAIVFLGIIAAIHSTAAPYIGTGGTIILRDVYWRYFKKQEAGHAEQIWANRVFVTLLTVLAVIVSLTAPGAIVMIGGFATSFGFIMYLMLMGVHYGFRYPAIGVVIGLIGAIAACFVTYFWYQYPLSMHTAFWGLFAGLVIAYLCRGLGIKDNEETIKRQQEVRQWLNSVDAPSESGQKWRNAMKVLVPLWYVFAIGPLCIIGNSAFSFAGFAPLWSWQIAWWIVGIVMMWALCFKAEMSTTSPEQIQRADSEQMIVVKEI; encoded by the coding sequence ATGGAACCAAGAACATGGGTATATACTTTTCTGGCACTCTACATAATCTACTGCTTCTGGTGGGGGTTGAGGGGATACTTCACCGAGAAGACCGCATCCGGATATGCCATCGGTGGCCGGTCAATCCCCTTTATCGCTTTTCTCATGGCGGCGACGGCGGCATCGTTTTCCGGCTGGACCACGGTCGGGCACCCCGGGTTGATCTGGCGTGACGGAATGGCCTATGCGTTCGCCTCCTTTTATGTCCTGACCATCCCTATCACCGGGGCCTTTTTCGCCAAGCGAAACTGGTTGTTGGGGAAACGCTACGGCTTCGTCACCCCCGGAGACATGTTTTCCTACTATTACAACAACGAAGCCATCCGTTGGCTGGTCGTGCTCTCAGCGATTCTCTATTCGATGTTCTATACCGGCCTGCAGCTGATCGCGGCGGCCAAGCTCTTTGAAATCGTGGCAGGGGTGCCGTACACAGCGGGGTTGTTCTTCATGGCTTTCATCGTCTGGTTTTACGTGGTTACCGGCGGTCTCAAGGCCTCGACCTGGGTCGGTGTCATCCAGTTCATCCTTCTCGTTGCCAGCATCATCGTTCTTGGCTGGTACACGGTGACTGCCGATGCGATCGGCGGCTGGAGCGCTTTCTCCGAGGCAGTTCGAGGCTTTGAGCAGAAATACGTAACCGTGCCGAGCATGATGAAGTTCGGCTTGGGGACCGGCGGCTGGACGGCAGTGATGATCCTAACCTATATGTTTGCGCTGATGGGGATCCAGTCGTCACCGGCCTTCATCCTCTGGAACTACGGTATGGCCTCGCCGAAGCCGCTGGCCTGGCAGCAGGTCTTCATGTCCACCTTCGTGGTCGGGCTGGCCCTGTTCTTCTTCACTGCGTTCCAGGGCATGGGCGGCCGGATTCTCATGATGCAGGGGCTGATCGCGCCAAAGGTCGATGGTGACCTGGTGCCGATGTTGATGAACTTGCTCCTGCCCGGTCCGATGATGGCCATCGTCTTCCTCGGCATAATCGCCGCCATCCATTCGACGGCAGCGCCCTATATCGGCACCGGTGGTACCATCATCCTGCGCGATGTCTACTGGCGTTATTTCAAAAAGCAGGAAGCAGGCCACGCCGAGCAGATCTGGGCCAACCGGGTCTTTGTCACCCTGCTCACCGTGCTCGCGGTGATCGTCAGTCTCACCGCCCCCGGTGCCATCGTCATGATCGGCGGGTTTGCCACCTCATTCGGTTTCATCATGTACCTGATGCTCATGGGGGTGCATTACGGTTTCCGCTATCCCGCCATCGGCGTGGTCATCGGTTTGATCGGAGCGATCGCCGCCTGCTTTGTCACCTATTTCTGGTACCAGTATCCGTTATCGATGCATACCGCTTTCTGGGGATTGTTCGCCGGCCTGGTGATTGCCTATTTGTGTCGCGGTCTTGGCATCAAGGATAACGAGGAGACGATCAAGCGTCAGCAAGAGGTCCGTCAGTGGCTCAACTCGGTCGATGCACCTTCGGAGAGCGGCCAGAAATGGCGCAATGCCATGAAGGTCTTGGTTCCCCTCTGGTACGTCTTCGCTATCGGTCCGCTGTGCATCATTGGCAACTCAGCCTTTTCTTTCGCCGGTTTTGCACCGCTCTGGTCGTGGCAGATCGCCTGGTGGATTGTCGGTATCGTCATGATGTGGGCGCTCTGCTTCAAGGCCGAGATGTCCACCACCTCGCCGGAACAGATCCAGCGAGCCGACAGTGAACAGATGATTGTCGTCAAGGAGATCTAA
- a CDS encoding DUF2809 domain-containing protein, which yields MQSENGDSRTTVSGVPAKEPRKERTELLKFLVICLPLWFSAALYRGPYDTEVNHYLAGILYLMCWALVIQFILPRLSERPLLLALFLFFCLVELVAWRFPALLSGLSMTVAERTIIGGHFSLNKIPYYGVGAFTAFFLLRACRRS from the coding sequence ATGCAATCTGAGAACGGTGACAGCAGGACGACAGTGTCAGGCGTACCGGCGAAGGAGCCCCGCAAAGAGCGTACGGAGTTGCTCAAGTTCCTTGTCATCTGCCTGCCGTTGTGGTTCAGCGCAGCCCTTTACCGTGGACCCTACGACACGGAAGTAAACCACTATCTGGCCGGTATCCTGTACCTGATGTGCTGGGCACTGGTAATCCAGTTCATACTGCCGCGCCTGTCGGAGCGGCCGCTGCTGCTTGCACTGTTTCTTTTTTTCTGTCTCGTCGAATTGGTCGCCTGGCGTTTTCCCGCTCTGCTGTCCGGATTGTCCATGACCGTCGCAGAGCGAACGATCATCGGCGGCCACTTCTCTTTGAACAAGATCCCCTATTACGGCGTCGGCGCTTTTACCGCCTTTTTCCTCCTGCGTGCCTGTCGGCGCTCATAG
- the acs gene encoding acetate--CoA ligase: MSDKNIVATSDAEIAVHWQEEDYFYPPPSFIHQANLVDETIGDRFSLDKFPEYYKEFAELLTWYKYWDEVLDTSDAPCWKWFRGGKLNASFNCIDRHLTENKNKTAIHFVPELEEERVLHVTYQELFVRVNEFAALLRDTAKLKRGDRVTIHMPMSAELPITMLACARLGIIHSVVFGGFSASACADRIVDSNSRVLITMDAYYRSGKLLDHKAVDDEACVLAEKEGQKVDTLLVWQRYPGRMSTKTSLVGGRDIVVNEELKNYYGARVKPVQMLAEEPLFLMYTSGTTGKPKGAQHGTGGYLAYVTAMSKYIQDIHPEDVYWCMADIGWITGHSFIVYGPLALGASTVIYEGVPTYPDAGRCWRIAQDLDVNIFHTAPTAIRALRKVGPDEPAKYNYHFKHMTTVGEPIEPEVWKWYHKVVGKGKAVIVDTYWQTETGGFLCASLPGMQPMKPGSTGPGVPGIHTIIFDENGNIIPRGSGKAGNICIQNPWPGCFQTIWGNRKRFVDTYFGMYNKNPSSKDWRDWPYLTGDAAMEAADGYIRILGRIDDVINVSGHRLGTKEIESAALTVPEIAEAAVVPVAHEIKGKEPELYVSLKPGFDPSPELQKKVADAVVTQIGKIARCKNVWIVPDMPKTRSGKIMRRVLGAISNRGDVGNVMTLANPEIVDQIKDMVS; the protein is encoded by the coding sequence ATGAGTGACAAGAACATTGTTGCGACTTCTGATGCTGAAATTGCCGTCCACTGGCAAGAAGAGGATTATTTTTATCCGCCCCCGAGTTTCATCCATCAAGCCAATCTGGTCGACGAGACCATTGGCGATCGCTTCAGCCTGGACAAGTTTCCCGAATACTATAAAGAGTTTGCCGAGCTCCTAACCTGGTACAAATATTGGGACGAAGTGCTCGACACCAGTGATGCGCCATGCTGGAAATGGTTTCGCGGCGGTAAGCTCAACGCCAGTTTTAACTGCATCGATCGCCACCTGACCGAGAACAAAAACAAGACCGCCATCCATTTCGTGCCGGAATTGGAAGAAGAACGGGTCCTTCACGTCACCTATCAGGAACTCTTCGTCCGGGTCAACGAATTTGCCGCCTTGCTTCGGGATACGGCCAAGCTCAAGCGGGGCGACCGGGTTACCATCCACATGCCGATGTCGGCCGAACTGCCGATAACCATGCTAGCCTGCGCCCGTCTGGGCATCATCCACTCGGTCGTCTTCGGCGGTTTTTCGGCCAGTGCCTGTGCCGATCGGATCGTCGACTCCAACAGCCGAGTGCTGATCACCATGGACGCCTACTATCGCAGCGGCAAATTGCTCGATCATAAGGCTGTCGATGATGAAGCCTGCGTCCTGGCGGAAAAGGAAGGTCAAAAGGTGGATACCCTCTTGGTATGGCAGCGCTATCCTGGCAGAATGTCCACCAAGACCAGCCTGGTGGGCGGCCGCGATATCGTGGTAAACGAGGAATTAAAGAACTATTATGGCGCTCGAGTAAAACCGGTGCAGATGCTGGCCGAGGAGCCGCTGTTTCTGATGTACACCAGCGGCACCACCGGCAAACCGAAAGGGGCGCAACACGGCACCGGCGGCTATCTGGCCTACGTGACGGCCATGTCCAAATACATCCAGGACATTCATCCCGAAGACGTATATTGGTGCATGGCCGACATCGGCTGGATCACCGGGCATAGCTTCATCGTCTACGGACCGCTTGCTCTCGGTGCTTCAACGGTCATCTACGAAGGGGTTCCCACCTATCCCGATGCCGGCCGCTGTTGGCGAATCGCTCAGGACCTCGATGTCAACATCTTCCATACCGCGCCGACCGCCATCCGCGCCCTGCGCAAGGTAGGCCCGGATGAACCGGCCAAATACAACTACCATTTCAAACACATGACTACGGTCGGCGAACCGATCGAGCCGGAGGTATGGAAATGGTACCACAAAGTTGTTGGCAAGGGAAAAGCGGTTATCGTCGATACCTACTGGCAGACCGAAACCGGCGGCTTCCTCTGCGCCTCGTTACCGGGTATGCAACCGATGAAACCGGGCAGCACCGGCCCGGGCGTACCCGGCATCCACACGATCATCTTTGACGAAAACGGTAACATCATCCCACGCGGTTCGGGAAAAGCCGGCAACATCTGTATCCAAAATCCCTGGCCGGGCTGTTTCCAGACCATCTGGGGCAACCGCAAGCGCTTTGTCGACACCTATTTCGGCATGTACAACAAAAACCCAAGCAGCAAGGACTGGCGCGATTGGCCATACCTGACCGGCGATGCGGCGATGGAGGCGGCGGACGGATATATCCGCATCCTCGGTCGGATCGATGATGTCATCAACGTCTCCGGCCATCGTTTGGGGACCAAAGAAATCGAATCCGCGGCGCTCACCGTTCCGGAAATCGCCGAGGCGGCGGTCGTACCCGTCGCCCACGAGATCAAAGGCAAGGAACCGGAACTTTACGTCTCGTTGAAACCGGGCTTCGACCCATCTCCCGAGTTACAGAAAAAAGTAGCGGACGCCGTTGTCACCCAGATCGGCAAGATTGCCCGTTGCAAGAACGTCTGGATCGTCCCGGACATGCCCAAGACCCGCTCCGGCAAGATCATGCGACGGGTCTTGGGAGCCATCTCCAACCGCGGTGATGTGGGCAATGTCATGACCCTGGCCAACCCGGAGATTGTCGATCAAATCAAGGACATGGTGTCTTGA